From Halorubrum salinarum, the proteins below share one genomic window:
- the wecB gene encoding non-hydrolyzing UDP-N-acetylglucosamine 2-epimerase, with protein sequence MSTEPEIVFVVGTRPEIIKTAPVLRAVRDSDALDVHVVHTDQHYDDNMSAAFFEVLNLGMPDEHLGVGSGTQGEQTAKGLMKIERLLGDRSPAAVLAQGDTNAVLSTALSASKLPVDFGHIESGIRSYDRSMPEETNRVLADHVAELNFAPTDVAVENLADEGIEDGVHATGNTVVDACLQHRSFAESESTILDDFGLTAGKFVAVTIHRPVNTDDPDRLTTILEAFDGQAFPVVFPCHPRTRTAIDDLGFEPTGSLRLVEPLDYIDFLNLQANARLVVTDSGGIQEEASILQVPCLTVRPNTERPETVDAGVNKLIPPAALNAEIRKLFGDSEAHEAMRGAPDLYGEGNSGARIADILERRYGA encoded by the coding sequence GTGTCGACCGAACCAGAGATCGTCTTCGTAGTGGGCACCCGACCCGAGATCATCAAGACTGCACCGGTGCTCAGGGCAGTTCGAGACTCGGATGCCTTGGACGTACACGTCGTCCACACGGATCAGCATTACGATGACAACATGAGCGCGGCGTTCTTCGAGGTGTTGAACCTCGGGATGCCGGACGAGCATCTCGGCGTGGGTAGTGGGACACAGGGCGAACAGACGGCCAAGGGATTAATGAAGATCGAACGGCTGCTGGGGGACCGGTCGCCGGCGGCGGTGCTGGCCCAAGGGGATACGAATGCGGTGCTGTCGACGGCACTCTCTGCGAGCAAGCTCCCAGTGGACTTCGGGCATATCGAATCAGGGATCCGAAGCTACGACCGGTCGATGCCAGAAGAGACAAATCGCGTCCTCGCCGACCACGTCGCCGAGTTGAACTTCGCCCCGACTGATGTCGCCGTCGAGAACTTGGCCGACGAGGGAATCGAGGATGGCGTCCACGCTACTGGAAACACGGTGGTCGACGCGTGCCTACAGCACCGCTCGTTCGCGGAGTCCGAGTCAACCATCCTTGACGACTTTGGTCTCACGGCTGGGAAGTTCGTCGCTGTGACTATTCACCGGCCGGTGAACACCGACGACCCGGACCGACTGACAACCATTCTTGAAGCCTTCGACGGTCAGGCGTTCCCGGTCGTATTCCCCTGCCATCCGCGGACGCGTACCGCTATCGACGACTTGGGTTTCGAACCGACTGGGAGCTTGCGGCTGGTGGAGCCGCTTGACTACATTGACTTCCTAAACCTCCAGGCGAACGCACGGCTGGTCGTGACCGACTCCGGCGGCATACAGGAGGAGGCGTCCATCCTCCAGGTTCCCTGTTTGACGGTCCGCCCGAACACGGAGCGGCCAGAAACGGTCGACGCCGGTGTGAACAAGCTTATACCCCCGGCGGCTCTGAACGCAGAGATACGGAAGCTGTTCGGCGACAGCGAGGCGCATGAGGCGATGCGCGGGGCCCCAGACCTATACGGTGAGGGAAACAGCGGCGCGCGCATTGCCGACATCCTCGAGCGTCGCTACGGGGCGTAA
- a CDS encoding N-acetylneuraminate synthase family protein, whose product MIEIDSTQIGPDHRPYIIAEVGINAQNDLTLAKRFIEEAADAGADAVKFQTHIADTEMVESEMRSIGAGEVYDTIADCEWSIQEHRELQSHADRHDVTFLSTPFSADAIDILDEIDVPAIKVGSGEMNNRHLLEYAASTGKPLLVSTGMNTIDEIEATCAFLDDVAIEYALFYCVSAYPTTAADFDFKTIEVLEKIANTPVGFSDHSTGVEAAKVAIGNGAALIEKHFTIDRRLPGPDQEVSIEPDELRDICEFATLYNDTSNKKDGLADEEVEIKQWAQHSVVTTETIDKGEELTKKNTTTKRPGTGLSADRYFEFIGQRVTTSINQDTILKPKHIDSD is encoded by the coding sequence ATGATTGAGATTGACAGCACTCAGATCGGTCCAGATCATCGGCCATACATCATCGCAGAAGTCGGAATTAATGCTCAGAATGATTTGACACTCGCTAAGCGGTTTATTGAGGAGGCTGCGGATGCTGGAGCAGATGCGGTTAAATTCCAGACGCATATTGCGGATACAGAGATGGTTGAGTCTGAAATGAGATCGATTGGAGCGGGCGAGGTATACGATACAATAGCAGACTGTGAGTGGTCAATCCAAGAACATCGAGAGCTCCAGTCTCATGCAGATAGACATGACGTAACGTTCCTCTCAACGCCGTTTTCGGCAGATGCTATTGACATTTTAGATGAGATAGATGTTCCAGCGATTAAGGTTGGCTCCGGTGAGATGAACAACCGGCATTTGCTTGAATATGCTGCTAGTACGGGAAAGCCATTGTTGGTCTCAACGGGAATGAATACGATTGATGAGATTGAAGCCACTTGTGCGTTTCTGGACGATGTAGCAATCGAATATGCGCTCTTCTACTGTGTTTCAGCGTACCCGACCACAGCTGCTGACTTTGATTTCAAAACTATCGAAGTGTTGGAAAAAATTGCGAATACACCTGTTGGGTTTTCGGATCACTCAACAGGGGTTGAGGCAGCAAAAGTAGCTATCGGGAACGGTGCAGCACTCATTGAAAAGCACTTTACGATTGACCGACGGCTTCCGGGACCTGATCAAGAAGTGTCAATTGAGCCTGATGAACTGAGGGACATCTGTGAATTTGCCACACTTTATAATGATACTTCTAATAAAAAAGATGGATTAGCTGACGAGGAAGTTGAGATCAAACAGTGGGCTCAGCATAGCGTCGTTACAACTGAGACTATTGACAAAGGTGAGGAATTGACTAAAAAGAATACCACCACGAAGCGTCCTGGTACAGGACTTTCTGCTGATCGGTACTTTGAATTTATAGGACAACGCGTGACAACATCAATCAATCAAGATACTATATTAAAACCGAAGCATATAGATTCTGATTAA
- a CDS encoding polysaccharide pyruvyl transferase family protein, translating to MVTPKSLDVLQVASFVGNIGDNANHNGMRRLLEKNLDTNLSYTESEIRKYYVNYNRPDALAFDESFISRANRHDLVIIGSGNFFDLWIAESRTGTTIDLPPELIDRIDSPIIFYGLGCDIHKGVPGSNHEKFKSFLTHILESDHCLVSVRNDGSIRNITEEYNAALADQVHTVPDGGFFVNVEESNHPEIPRERGVVGVNVAKDMAEIRFPEKHDTISYGEFIELFAETIDKFLVEYPGYDIVFFPHIYSDFDAISDVLEKMDVLHRRNRMTTSTYLHGEGSEKYFFDGYRQCDVTMGMRFHSNVCPIGLGTPSIGLTAEHPKVEHMYNEIGRPEQSIKITRQGFESRLYDKIVSTVENKEQVEKKYHETKCDLRSEIDSFHEVIQRHLYKNGVL from the coding sequence ATGGTTACACCAAAGTCACTTGATGTTCTCCAAGTTGCGAGTTTTGTTGGGAATATCGGAGACAACGCAAACCACAACGGCATGCGACGATTGCTTGAAAAAAATCTTGACACAAATCTCTCGTACACCGAAAGTGAAATCCGAAAATATTATGTTAACTATAACCGGCCTGACGCACTAGCGTTCGACGAGTCTTTTATTTCCCGGGCCAATAGACATGATTTGGTGATAATTGGCAGTGGGAACTTTTTTGATCTCTGGATCGCAGAATCTCGAACGGGGACGACAATAGACCTACCACCGGAACTCATCGACAGAATAGACTCTCCAATTATCTTTTATGGACTCGGTTGCGACATACACAAAGGTGTTCCTGGATCGAATCACGAGAAATTCAAATCATTCCTCACACACATCCTTGAGTCAGACCACTGTCTTGTTTCGGTTCGAAATGACGGGTCAATCCGAAATATAACAGAAGAGTACAACGCCGCCCTTGCAGACCAGGTACACACGGTCCCCGACGGTGGTTTTTTTGTGAATGTCGAAGAAAGTAATCACCCCGAGATTCCGAGAGAAAGAGGGGTGGTAGGGGTCAATGTAGCGAAAGACATGGCAGAAATTCGATTCCCTGAAAAGCACGATACAATCTCATACGGCGAATTTATCGAACTCTTTGCTGAGACAATAGATAAATTTCTTGTGGAATACCCCGGGTATGACATCGTATTCTTCCCACACATCTACAGCGATTTCGACGCTATCTCAGACGTGCTAGAAAAGATGGATGTATTACACCGCCGTAATAGAATGACTACCTCGACGTATTTACATGGTGAAGGATCAGAAAAATACTTTTTCGATGGCTACCGGCAGTGCGACGTTACGATGGGGATGCGATTTCACTCAAACGTCTGCCCGATCGGTCTCGGTACACCCTCAATTGGTCTAACTGCAGAACATCCAAAAGTAGAACATATGTACAACGAAATTGGACGCCCAGAACAGTCCATTAAAATCACTCGTCAAGGCTTTGAGTCACGACTATACGATAAAATCGTATCCACAGTAGAAAATAAAGAACAAGTAGAGAAAAAATATCACGAAACAAAATGTGATCTTCGAAGCGAAATTGACTCATTTCACGAAGTTATCCAACGACATCTGTATAAAAATGGGGTATTATGA
- a CDS encoding sulfatase, producing the protein MTNLVLLTIDCFRYDRCGFNGHNRPTTPTLDSLAAESIVFDHAYATGPYTTESFPGIIAGQHSFNGAYYGADYAWKALEPDSETIATFLQARGYETVATLSNPHLTRSRNFNRGFDSFRNLRTTGDDRADPDDEDNGGWGLGATLPNIRGLMESHSSLVNPYIIPYLGYRYYQLQTEWPSINARSVLDAFVDNLRDTDAPFFGWTHLMDLHAPLHPNTVQQGGLAANDTFLRQSLFDAARIFELHEPRYDTMYDSALRYVDDLIGEFISFLKDADIWDETALIITGDHGEVLFDRAGIYGHPRHHLFDESLRVPLLIRLPAASHDRIDSVFSLAWIHELISEIVGAEPGTFPAQSEVEWLSGQEPSEPPVVTSDALDGAGHSVAIRDADTKTIHHRAADGVADVDHDYLDQPVQFAYRSDPGERVPSQDVGTDFRDLAETRLRSPNELPSIGEGISTETSKQLQDLGYQM; encoded by the coding sequence ATGACGAATCTTGTATTGTTGACAATCGATTGCTTCCGCTATGACCGCTGTGGATTCAATGGCCATAACCGGCCGACTACACCGACGTTGGATTCTCTCGCCGCTGAATCGATTGTATTCGATCACGCGTATGCTACAGGCCCGTACACAACGGAATCGTTCCCCGGGATTATCGCCGGCCAGCACTCATTTAATGGAGCATATTATGGGGCCGATTACGCATGGAAGGCACTAGAGCCGGATTCGGAAACGATCGCTACTTTCCTTCAGGCTCGTGGCTACGAAACCGTTGCGACGCTATCAAACCCGCATTTGACGAGGAGTCGGAATTTCAACCGTGGGTTCGATTCATTTCGAAACCTCCGGACCACTGGTGATGACCGCGCAGATCCTGACGACGAGGACAACGGCGGTTGGGGACTTGGGGCAACCCTTCCGAATATTCGCGGCCTGATGGAGTCTCACTCCTCACTCGTCAACCCATACATCATTCCATATCTTGGGTACCGATACTACCAATTACAGACAGAGTGGCCATCGATCAATGCGCGGTCCGTATTAGACGCCTTCGTGGATAACCTTCGAGACACCGACGCACCGTTTTTCGGCTGGACCCATCTCATGGACCTACACGCTCCACTCCATCCCAACACTGTACAACAAGGGGGCCTAGCTGCCAACGATACGTTCCTCCGTCAATCACTTTTTGATGCGGCCCGGATATTCGAACTCCACGAGCCCCGGTACGACACCATGTATGATAGCGCCCTCCGATATGTCGATGACCTGATTGGCGAGTTCATTTCGTTCCTGAAAGACGCCGATATCTGGGATGAAACTGCCCTGATTATTACTGGAGACCACGGTGAAGTACTGTTTGACCGGGCTGGAATCTACGGCCATCCACGCCACCATCTCTTCGACGAATCACTCCGCGTCCCCCTACTGATACGGCTCCCAGCCGCATCCCACGATAGAATCGATTCCGTATTCTCCCTCGCTTGGATCCACGAACTCATTTCAGAGATTGTCGGAGCGGAGCCAGGTACGTTCCCAGCGCAGAGTGAAGTGGAGTGGTTGTCGGGGCAGGAGCCAAGTGAGCCTCCCGTGGTGACTTCAGATGCACTTGACGGAGCCGGCCACTCAGTGGCAATACGAGATGCCGACACGAAGACAATCCACCACCGCGCGGCCGACGGGGTCGCTGATGTCGACCACGACTATCTCGATCAGCCCGTCCAGTTTGCCTACCGGTCCGACCCGGGCGAACGAGTTCCATCACAGGACGTTGGCACTGATTTCCGCGATCTTGCTGAGACGCGCCTCAGGTCCCCAAACGAATTACCATCTATTGGCGAGGGAATCTCCACAGAAACATCGAAACAATTACAGGATCTTGGATATCAAATGTAA
- a CDS encoding acylneuraminate cytidylyltransferase family protein, producing the protein MTDTGVLGLIPARGGSKGLPRKNIRELDGLPLIAHSIQAGLDATAIDSVVVSTDDDEIAQVAETHGGRVPFMRPPELATDEAPTAPVISHALETLHSEGEEYDTFVLLQPTSPLRTSTHIEEAYSIYKGSGVESVVSAYPTYETRWKPSPEGAQKLNYTDASKRRQDREPEYVVNGAVYVVDVEQFLQTGETITGMTEIYEMTERESIDIDTPFELWLAKQILTEWETDD; encoded by the coding sequence ATGACAGACACTGGTGTACTTGGGTTAATTCCTGCTCGCGGTGGGTCAAAAGGACTTCCACGTAAGAATATCCGAGAATTAGATGGGCTCCCACTCATTGCCCACTCAATTCAAGCTGGGCTTGATGCCACCGCAATTGATTCAGTTGTCGTGTCTACTGATGATGATGAGATTGCTCAAGTCGCGGAAACCCACGGGGGACGAGTCCCTTTCATGCGTCCGCCAGAATTGGCAACAGATGAGGCCCCGACAGCGCCAGTAATCTCTCATGCTTTAGAAACGCTACACAGCGAGGGTGAGGAGTACGATACCTTTGTTTTGCTTCAGCCAACATCGCCTCTTCGGACATCCACCCACATTGAAGAGGCGTATTCGATTTATAAGGGGTCCGGAGTAGAGTCAGTGGTCTCAGCCTATCCGACGTATGAGACACGCTGGAAACCGAGTCCTGAGGGTGCTCAGAAATTAAATTATACGGACGCCAGCAAACGCAGACAAGATCGTGAGCCGGAATATGTGGTGAATGGAGCAGTTTACGTGGTGGACGTTGAACAGTTCCTACAGACCGGAGAAACGATTACTGGCATGACTGAAATATATGAGATGACTGAACGGGAGTCGATAGATATTGATACACCCTTTGAATTATGGTTAGCGAAACAAATCCTAACAGAGTGGGAGACAGATGATTGA
- the neuC gene encoding UDP-N-acetylglucosamine 2-epimerase: MTTTVVSVVTSRSQYARVKTALQALTEDDRVDFYLIVSGGALVHRFGDLSDIISEAGMEIDKKIHTLLEAGEPVAQAKTTGMGLVEYATAFEELDPDMMLTSGDRHETIASSLAASYLNIPVVHLEGGEITGSIDDKVRHATTKMADYHFVSTKRSKEIVSQLGEPADRIYRTGCPSIELAEQVVQEERTEYDPQTEYGGVGDTVDVSQDYIVIQYHPLPTEYKSNYDKTQELITAYEQLDIQAFWFWPNMDAGTDQVSKAIREYREQQDADGVRFFISLDPHDYLTLVKNAACMLGNSSVGIRECSYFGTPAVNIGERQQSREQGPNVLDVDCDADKIAEGVRSQLQHGSYPQSMIYGNGNAAQKITDTIVELDPELKPPMTPDLVGYQEKIDQ; this comes from the coding sequence ATGACTACTACCGTTGTATCTGTCGTTACTTCACGGTCACAATACGCCAGAGTGAAGACTGCATTACAGGCGCTAACCGAAGATGATCGAGTAGATTTTTATTTGATTGTCTCCGGTGGAGCGCTGGTCCACCGTTTCGGTGACCTGTCTGATATTATTTCAGAAGCAGGGATGGAAATTGATAAAAAAATACACACACTGCTAGAAGCTGGTGAGCCAGTTGCTCAAGCAAAAACGACGGGGATGGGTCTTGTTGAGTACGCAACGGCATTTGAGGAGCTTGACCCTGATATGATGTTGACCAGCGGGGATCGGCACGAAACAATAGCAAGCTCTCTCGCTGCCTCGTACCTGAACATTCCGGTCGTTCACTTAGAAGGCGGTGAAATTACCGGATCGATTGACGATAAAGTCCGTCATGCTACCACAAAAATGGCTGACTATCATTTTGTATCGACCAAACGGAGTAAAGAGATTGTGAGTCAGCTTGGTGAGCCTGCTGATCGGATTTATCGAACTGGATGTCCTTCAATAGAATTGGCCGAACAGGTTGTTCAGGAAGAAAGAACCGAGTATGATCCGCAAACAGAGTACGGTGGAGTGGGTGATACCGTGGATGTCTCTCAAGATTATATCGTTATCCAGTATCACCCATTACCAACGGAGTACAAATCTAATTACGATAAAACACAAGAGTTGATTACGGCCTATGAGCAACTAGATATACAGGCATTCTGGTTCTGGCCTAATATGGATGCCGGGACTGATCAGGTTTCGAAAGCAATCCGAGAGTACCGTGAACAGCAAGATGCTGACGGTGTTCGATTTTTTATTAGCCTGGACCCACATGATTATTTGACTCTCGTAAAGAATGCTGCGTGTATGCTCGGGAATTCGAGCGTCGGTATCCGAGAATGTTCATACTTCGGTACCCCGGCCGTCAATATCGGTGAAAGACAGCAGTCGCGTGAACAGGGGCCGAACGTTCTTGATGTTGATTGTGACGCTGATAAGATTGCTGAAGGAGTTCGATCCCAACTACAGCATGGATCATACCCTCAATCAATGATTTATGGCAATGGGAATGCTGCACAGAAAATAACGGATACAATTGTAGAACTGGATCCCGAACTGAAACCCCCAATGACGCCAGATTTAGTGGGATACCAGGAAAAGATAGATCAATGA
- a CDS encoding glycosyltransferase family protein has protein sequence MNIEKIDFDYLREYCESKYSGPLSNNISLLKSYVWNDVSYTESSFKNKVVRQFLRHYYQDYQYIKSIGVRSSNIEYEKIDLLLTLTNTREGDQPFFTGIINNFDNKINTAIFTRKENLGNSIYKSDYPDVDFILEDDIITRQIIKNAKNNYDDFHLQIQRFGQEFNLNKEQMRETEIFFKKYFTDSKIFRTLLTYTQPSVILAKHYHTHPGYIPAIKEYNNNNKESIESIIIQHGALGKGHTKPHFHGADTAILWGKYFEDTIERYYKYDNLSTEILGNPKLEYMLKNRGQKVGNSQTRNYKILYISTPLIENNYGYRSLELFFQVISELDNVNTICKLHPRENINQYKDLLEKYDIPKSTIAKERDIYDLIAESDLVIGTTSTALMESTAFSTPVIQLFPSLSKTDWGDYGMLTASGPTALKEIIDNLRGNKKYKKRIMESQNKFSSQLFFQPEGANKRIRVFLEDKL, from the coding sequence ATGAACATCGAAAAGATAGATTTTGACTACCTTCGTGAGTATTGCGAGTCGAAATATTCTGGTCCCCTTTCTAATAACATTAGCTTATTAAAATCATATGTTTGGAATGATGTTAGCTATACCGAATCCAGTTTTAAAAATAAAGTAGTACGACAATTTCTAAGACATTATTACCAGGATTATCAATATATTAAAAGTATTGGCGTAAGATCGAGTAACATTGAATATGAGAAAATTGATCTACTCCTAACTCTCACCAATACACGTGAAGGCGATCAGCCATTTTTTACTGGTATAATCAACAATTTTGATAATAAAATAAATACTGCGATATTTACAAGGAAAGAAAACTTAGGAAATAGTATTTACAAATCAGACTATCCAGACGTGGACTTTATATTAGAAGATGACATAATAACGAGGCAAATAATTAAAAATGCTAAAAATAATTATGATGATTTTCATCTACAGATACAGAGATTTGGTCAGGAATTTAACCTGAATAAAGAACAAATGAGAGAGACCGAGATATTTTTTAAAAAGTATTTTACCGATAGTAAAATATTCAGGACACTCTTAACATATACACAACCAAGTGTTATACTGGCGAAACATTATCACACTCATCCTGGATATATTCCTGCAATCAAAGAGTATAATAATAACAATAAAGAATCTATTGAAAGTATTATAATTCAACATGGTGCGCTGGGTAAGGGACATACAAAACCCCATTTTCATGGCGCGGATACAGCGATACTTTGGGGAAAATATTTTGAAGACACAATTGAGAGGTATTATAAATACGACAACTTATCAACAGAAATCCTTGGGAACCCAAAGCTGGAATACATGTTAAAAAATAGGGGTCAGAAAGTGGGTAATTCTCAAACAAGAAACTACAAGATACTTTATATTTCAACACCTTTAATTGAGAATAATTATGGCTATAGATCTCTAGAACTCTTCTTTCAAGTGATTTCGGAGCTAGATAATGTAAATACAATTTGTAAGCTTCATCCCAGAGAGAACATTAATCAGTATAAGGATTTACTCGAAAAGTATGATATACCTAAGAGCACTATCGCTAAGGAACGGGACATATACGATCTAATAGCCGAATCGGATCTTGTAATAGGAACCACATCAACAGCATTGATGGAATCAACAGCATTCAGTACACCGGTAATTCAATTGTTCCCGTCTCTATCAAAAACTGATTGGGGGGACTATGGAATGTTGACTGCTTCAGGGCCGACGGCTCTGAAGGAAATAATAGATAATCTAAGGGGTAATAAGAAATATAAAAAAAGAATAATGGAATCACAAAATAAATTCAGTTCTCAACTGTTCTTTCAACCAGAAGGTGCCAACAAGAGAATACGTGTATTTTTAGAGGACAAGTTATGA
- a CDS encoding nucleotide sugar dehydrogenase, producing MTSRSTASTDTTDQQAVEEVVIIGTGFVGLPLAIMLASKGKTVHGIDIDKNVVKAINDGTLNVNEKELNSRLKEDTVQENLVGQTEPTSGDAFVISVPTPLTEPNKSPDMSHVEAAVDSILPYLEEGDLVNVESTIPPLTCGNHIVPQLERAGYDPGDDIQLAHSPERILPGNVFEEIVTNDRIIGGIDRASAERAAKLYEPFLEAEIYYTDLVSAELCKLMENTYRDVNVALANEFALIGDQMDVNPDDIIELANKHPRVDLLRPGIGVGGHCLPVDPWFLNEVDPEHTNLITTARRINDMMPEITAKKIRRAVADHVDPKIIALGAAYKPNNYDQRNSPANEVVEELCLDGYRVTHYDRHIDGMGYDDLQATIASESADVVVQLVPHDETVEELDELDSWLSSNDVDLLQF from the coding sequence ATGACATCTAGAAGCACTGCCTCGACCGACACGACCGACCAGCAGGCCGTCGAGGAGGTGGTGATCATCGGGACCGGGTTCGTCGGTCTCCCGCTGGCGATTATGCTCGCCTCCAAGGGGAAGACCGTCCACGGGATAGATATCGACAAGAACGTGGTGAAGGCGATCAACGACGGGACACTGAACGTCAATGAGAAGGAACTGAACAGCCGACTCAAAGAGGACACCGTCCAAGAGAACCTAGTCGGCCAGACAGAACCGACCAGCGGTGACGCTTTTGTTATCTCCGTACCGACGCCACTCACCGAACCGAATAAGAGCCCCGACATGTCCCACGTGGAAGCCGCTGTCGATTCGATCTTACCCTATCTAGAGGAGGGTGACCTCGTCAACGTCGAATCGACGATCCCGCCACTGACCTGCGGTAACCACATTGTCCCCCAACTCGAGAGAGCGGGGTACGATCCCGGTGACGACATCCAACTCGCGCACTCACCCGAACGGATCCTGCCCGGGAACGTGTTCGAGGAGATAGTCACCAACGACCGCATTATTGGCGGAATTGACCGCGCCAGCGCCGAGCGCGCTGCGAAGCTGTACGAGCCGTTCCTTGAGGCGGAAATCTACTACACTGATCTCGTGTCGGCGGAGCTGTGTAAGCTAATGGAAAACACGTACCGGGATGTCAACGTGGCGCTCGCCAACGAGTTCGCACTCATCGGTGACCAGATGGATGTCAATCCCGACGACATCATCGAACTCGCGAACAAGCACCCGCGGGTTGACCTGCTCCGGCCCGGCATCGGAGTCGGTGGTCACTGCCTGCCAGTCGACCCGTGGTTCCTCAACGAGGTTGACCCCGAGCACACAAACCTCATCACCACCGCCCGCCGCATCAATGACATGATGCCGGAGATCACTGCGAAGAAAATCCGACGGGCAGTCGCAGACCATGTCGACCCCAAAATCATCGCGCTGGGAGCGGCGTATAAGCCGAACAACTACGACCAGCGTAACAGCCCCGCAAACGAGGTTGTTGAGGAACTCTGCCTCGACGGCTACCGGGTTACACACTATGATCGCCATATCGATGGGATGGGCTACGATGATCTCCAAGCAACGATCGCGTCGGAATCTGCAGACGTCGTAGTCCAACTCGTTCCCCACGACGAGACTGTCGAGGAACTCGACGAACTGGACTCCTGGTTGTCCTCAAACGACGTCGACCTCCTACAGTTCTAA
- a CDS encoding NAD-dependent epimerase/dehydratase family protein, which yields MKVLVTGGLGAVGSPLVEELESRGHDVWVADLPWSERDKYYRVDVSKYRQLARIFDDQDFDYVYHLAAEFGRKNGEDFYETMWKSNAIGTKNMLRLQQQHDFRMIFSSSSEVYGDYDGVMDEPVPLEEGNIRQLNDYAISKWVNEQQILNATDRHDTETVRVRLFNTYGPGETYSEYRSVVCKFCYHALHDIPYHVYEDHHRSFTYVGDTVQTLANIVDNFQPGNVYNISSTDYRDIKELSDIVLDYLDMTDDKVEYRGTEPHNTLNKKASIENAKRDLHHDPSTTLEEGIPETIEWMIDYYDI from the coding sequence ATGAAGGTATTGGTGACTGGAGGTCTGGGTGCTGTCGGAAGTCCATTAGTTGAAGAACTCGAATCCCGCGGCCACGACGTCTGGGTCGCCGACCTCCCGTGGTCGGAACGAGACAAATACTATCGCGTGGACGTGAGTAAGTATCGCCAACTTGCCCGCATCTTCGATGATCAGGACTTCGATTACGTCTACCACCTCGCGGCTGAGTTCGGTCGGAAGAACGGTGAGGACTTCTATGAGACGATGTGGAAGTCCAACGCGATCGGTACCAAGAATATGCTCCGGCTCCAGCAGCAGCACGACTTCCGGATGATTTTCTCGTCGTCGAGCGAAGTGTATGGGGACTACGACGGCGTCATGGATGAGCCCGTCCCACTCGAAGAAGGTAACATCCGACAGCTGAACGACTATGCAATCTCGAAGTGGGTCAACGAACAACAGATACTCAATGCGACGGACCGCCACGACACCGAAACAGTCAGAGTACGACTCTTCAACACCTACGGCCCTGGTGAGACGTACAGCGAGTACCGCAGTGTCGTCTGTAAATTCTGCTACCACGCGTTGCACGACATACCATATCACGTGTACGAGGACCACCACCGGTCGTTCACCTACGTTGGCGACACCGTCCAAACATTGGCGAATATTGTCGACAACTTCCAGCCCGGGAATGTGTACAACATCTCCAGCACCGACTACCGGGACATCAAAGAGCTCTCCGACATTGTCCTAGACTACCTCGATATGACCGACGACAAGGTAGAGTACCGAGGAACCGAACCACACAACACATTGAATAAGAAAGCCAGTATCGAGAACGCTAAACGCGATCTCCACCACGACCCGAGCACGACCCTTGAGGAGGGCATCCCAGAGACTATTGAGTGGATGATTGATTACTATGACATCTAG